CTCGAAGAGCGCCTTGCGCAACGCGGCGTAACCGCCGTGCGCCTCGTACACTTCGATTCGGCGCAGATCAGGGATGTCCAGCCATCGGGTGAGGTAGCGTTCCATCGTCGGGGAGCAGCCGGCTGAGTCAGGCGGCCCGGCCGGGGCCGAGCTTCTGCTTCTGGCCCTGGATCTTGCGCTGCAGCGCCATCAGGGCGTCGAGCACGGCCTCGGGCCGCGGCGGACATCCCGGGACGTAAACGTCAACCGGGACGATGCGGTCGATGCCGGGGAGCGTCGCGTAGTTGTCATAGAAGCCGCCGGTGGAGGCGCACGCGCCGAAGGCCATCACCCACTTGGGTTCGGCCATTTGATCGTATACCCGGCGCAGGATCGGCGCCTGGCGCATCGTGACCGTGCCGATCACCATCAGCAGGTCGGCCTGGCGCGGCGTAAAGCGCGGCAGCAGCGCGCCGAAGCGATCGATGTCGTAAGGCGTCATCGAAAGCGACATGTATTCCATCGCACAGCAGGCGGTCGCGAACGGATAGGGAAAAATCGAAAACTTGCGCGCCCACGCCACCGCCTTGTCCATCCGTGTAAGCACGGCGGCATCGCCGAGTATCACCGCCTCGCCCTGGCCTGCTTCGTCGTTCGCTCGCATCGAC
This window of the Candidatus Binataceae bacterium genome carries:
- the nuoB gene encoding NADH-quinone oxidoreductase subunit NuoB, producing the protein MSMRANDEAGQGEAVILGDAAVLTRMDKAVAWARKFSIFPYPFATACCAMEYMSLSMTPYDIDRFGALLPRFTPRQADLLMVIGTVTMRQAPILRRVYDQMAEPKWVMAFGACASTGGFYDNYATLPGIDRIVPVDVYVPGCPPRPEAVLDALMALQRKIQGQKQKLGPGRAA